DNA from Triticum aestivum cultivar Chinese Spring chromosome 7D, IWGSC CS RefSeq v2.1, whole genome shotgun sequence:
AGGATAAAGAGAAGTTGCTTGATGAGGAAAGAAGAGTGTTCCGGGGGAGAATCAATGCATTTATTGCTCGCATGCACCTGATTCAGGGTATGAATTCTATTTTCAACATCAAATTTGTAGTGCGCTCTCTTTGGTATATAGTACTCCCTATGGTCACACAAAAGTTTGTTACCTCCTTGAGCATGCAAGTTGTTTTTATTTAGGTCCTAAAAGATTTAGATTGATCTCACCTCATCATAGCGTAGTTTTTTCGTAGAAAGTAACACGCGACAGATATGTGTTTATATCGTGATAATGGTCTAAATTGCATTTGTGAGACTGATCCTGAAAAAAAATGAAGTAGTTAGGGTTTGCATCCGAAAAGAAGATCAGTTGATTGCATTTGAACAGTGCTTCTGAATTTTAGTTAAGAAAACAATGCTTCAGAATGTTACATGGACCACCATCATGCATCATCACAATATATGAATGGAAGAGATGGCTCTTTCTTATTGTTACATGACTATGGTTACATGTGTGTTAGGTTACAGTTCAGATGCGTTTTTGGCTTGCACAATAAACTTCAATACTGGATCTCTTTACAGGGGATAGACGATTCTCTCCTTGGAAAGGATCAGTTGTCGACTCGGTTGTGGGTGTATATCTTACTCAGAATGTTGCCGACCATCTTTCTAGGTGAAAGCAAACTTCTAGCCTATTTAATTTATTGAGAATTAAATTCTAGCCTATCTGGAATAAGTATACTGCTTCTAATTCGCATGTTATTGTTTCAACATTAGTCTAACTgccattatttaaaaaaaattccagtTCTGCTTTCATGGCGGTTGCTGCGAAATTTCCAATCAAACCAGAAGGCCCGGAGGGATCTACAGCAGAGATGTCTCATATGCCTCCTGGACAGAATGATAGCTGTTCTGGACTATTTGGTGATTCTTTCAAGCTGAAAGGGAAGTTCTCTGTTGAAGAGATACTTAATACCGAGTTTCATGAAGGAAGTAACAGTAACGAATTGATTGGAAGTTTTTCTGGAGATGGATTCAACTTTGCAGCAGGAGAATGTTCTGTTCCATATAGGGAGTCCCTAATTGACCTCCATGAAAATAGGCAATCAAAATTTGTTGTCCCAGAAAGTGGCATTGCAAGCGTGGTAGAAGCTGAAGTACCAATGGAGGATGCTATTTCTTCACAAAATTCTTCTGTTTCTTCTCAACATTCGCCAGATTACCCTTTTCACAGAACTGATCCAATGGGGTTCAGTTTGTTGCCATACTTCCCAGAAAAGGACCACATGCTGATAAATTTATCCAATAGGATGACAAGTTCAACTGGACATGCAGAGCATCCACCAATACAAGATTTCCAGAACATGCATAATGATATGGTCGGATCATCAGAATATGGAGTTAATCTTCTTCCAGTCCCAGGTGTGAATTGTTAGGAATAAgtaacttgtattcccatgaggccataggccgatatatatacatgtacaggtgtggaacatatgcaggaaaccccttatacaacgggataaatacaaaggggtacatgacttatattataactctaacacccccctcaaactcacggtggaggaacaacactgagtttggagagataaaagccatgttgtgctctagtctgggccttcgtcaggaaatccgccaactgtaactcggaaggcacatactgaagagcaataacctgatcctgcacaccagcgcgcacatagaaagcatcaacaccaatatgcttggtgagctcatgcttcacaggatcgcgcgcaatgctaatagcacctgtactgtcagataagagcagagtcggtgtagtgacagaaacaccaaaatcctgaagtaaccaccgtaaccaagtcacctctaccgtcaaaagagccatggctcgcaactcagcctcggcactcgaacgggaaactgcaatctgtttcttcatcttccaggcaatgagagaaccgccaagaaaaacacagtaagcagaatgtgaacggcgatcagaaggaccactagcccacgtagcatccgaataggcctgaagctgtaaagaactggagctaggaaagaatagacggtgagagatcgtgccccgaagatatcggagaacacgaaggagatgactatagtgaaccgatgtgggagcagagacaaactgactcagaatatgaagcggataagagatgtccggacgagtgacagctagatagacaagactgccaacgagatgacgataacgcgtcgggtcagggagaggatcaccatcagtagcacggaggtgaacattgagctccataggagtctcaacaatgcggtcgtcagtaagagcagcacgagcaagaagatcctggatatacttttcctgggatataaaaaagccatcagaggtagaagagacttcaatcccaagaaagtagcgaagaggtccaagatcagacataagaaactgctcactaagacgggcctttacaaaggcaatatactcagggtcatccccagtgatgatcatgtcatcaacatagagaagaagaagagtccgaccacgaggagaaaggtgaataaacaatgctggatcatgagcattggctgaaaaaccagcagtagtgaccacagaggcaaaacgctcaaaccaggcgcgaggggcttgcttaaggccatagagagagcgacgaagacgacataccatgccatcaggaacagaatacccaggtggtggctgcatgtacacctcctcacgcagctcaccattaagaaaggcattcttaacatcaagctgagatatagaccagtggcgtgcagaggcaacggcaagaagtgtacgaacagtggtcatatgggccacaggagcaaaagtctcgtcataatcacgaccatgctcctgttgaaaaccacgagccacaagacgagctttgtgacgctcaagagaaccatcggagcgagtcttaaccttgtagacccacttacaagtgatgggacggactccgggaggaagagaaacaagatcccaggtaccagtgcgttcaagagcagcaatctcctctgccatcgcaaactgccattcaggatgaacaacagcctgacgataagaaatcggctcaagaacagcagcaccagcggtgggaaatccaaagcgatcaacaggcggacgaggacgagaacgcaagccataagtaggctgagaggaagaggacAACTCATCCAATGAGGCATCCACAAgtcgtgaacgacgagtgtaatgctgaggaaaagatggaacaatagaaggaggaatcgccaaggtagaatcggggggtggcgacgaagaagtcaccggagatgaaggtgtagaatccggtgacatgctaggcgaggagaccggagaagatggtggctgcaaattgactagaggtggagaagcagagggagtggaacgaataggcacaggcgcgacgggggtgataggtgagtcaggaaaagtgagaaaagagatatcctccactgaaaaaatcgaggaagatgggcgtgggtagaaaggacgagactcatcaaaagtcacgtctcgagagatacgcatccgacgaccgataggatcccaacaacgatagcccttatgctcatcactgtagcctaagaagacacactcaacagactgagcggtcagtttggtgcgttcgcgaggggcaagaagaacatagcaaacacaaccaaacaagcgaagcatcgaataatcgggagaatgatcaaaaagacgctcgaaaggaacaccaccctgtagagcagcggaaggctgtatattgataagataggtggaggtggagacggcctcagcccaaaaatgaggcgggagagaggcagcaatcatcaatgcacgagccgtctcaagacgatgtcgatgctttcgctcagccacaccattctgagcatgagcaccaggacaagagaattgagagagagttccttgctcagcaagaacaccacgcaacatcttagagatatactcgccagcggagtcagcacgaaaaacacgaatgggtgaagagaactgagtatgaaccatggcagcaaaacgcttataaatagacaacacctcactacgagaagtcatgaaataaagccatgtgtaacgagagaaatcatctatgaaaataatatagtatttatgaccacctttcgaagcgaaaggagccggaccccatacagcagaatggactaaatcgaaaggacgctgagacactgactcactatgtgaatatggtaactgaatctgcttgccaagacgacaaccctgacactctaaagagacatctcctaagacagaccccagaagacctcgacgaactaaagacgacaaccgagaaccacacagatgaccaagtcgatgatgccactgcttgaaggaaccagtaacagaggcgacagaagcggaggaactggcgatggtggtggcagcggaaggaacatgaagccagtccaactcccaaagaccctgagaatcacggcagcgagggccagccccaaccagagtgtgcgtgcgacggtcctggacagaacaagagtcaacgtcaaggatgacccgacaaccagaatcagtaagttgaccagcagaaaacagattcatggtaagtcgaggaacatgagcaacatcaggaacagaataaaAAGAAGTAGAAAGAttgcctctactagcaacagaaagtggagtaccatcagcagtgaaaACATGAACACGAGAATCCAGCGATCGAAGAGAGGACAAagcggaagaatgagaagacatatgaaaagaagctccggagtccagaacccatggggatgtacctgactgtgtagagggcggttgctcagtgcgggaagcatcagtcacagaaccagcagtacccgtcgaggaagaacctgaagccgcgagcagacgcttaagtctcagaatatcctgctcagtcaaagcaatggctgaagctgtcgagggagatgacgaagtccctgaggatgatgatcgcgccttgcgcaggtgtttccgctttgtgtagcactaggactcaatatgaccatcattgttgcagtagtcacaatgtggacgggggcgacctgagcctccagaaggagtgggcaagagcggcggagcactcgagcgagaatgggtctgtgcagcaggtggagtggaagaagcccgagtagcgagcacagagggaacctccagcaaaccagcaccacgtaagcgagtctcctcagcacgaatctctgaaagcgcctccatgagagaaatacggccacgagcaaacaactgagcacgccggggctcaaactccttacggagccgagacaggaactcgtagacgcgatgaaactccaaattggcctggacagcctggcaacaggggcaagtacgacaaccaacactgcggagagaatcaagctggcgccagatagcagaactctgtgcatagaagtcatcaacagtagagtcaccctgctgaagagcatgctcctgacgaaccacggaaaggtataaggcatcaccagagggctcgtaacgctgacgaagacaggtccacatctgaaagacagtaggaagacccagaaactcagaagcaaactaaggcagaacactagcagtgagaacagctgcagcacgagcatcatcatcaagccactgggtgtaaacagacaaagcaccatgatacgtctgaagagcctcctcataagccaaaaccctctcatcataagcacgatcagcagcctcatcagcaagcttagccgcatccttggcggcctgattagcGTCCGTAGGAAGAACCGgtggagtcggcggagtaggggccaccggaggaaccggacgtggcggacagcagacctcgccagaaagaacaccccagagacggatgccacgcatgtgaatgcgcatgaagccagcgaactcggtgtagttagtaccatcgaagatcaccggacagcgagggacagcaACATAGCCCGATGCAGCAGACATTTTTTTTAACAGAAGGCAGACGTTCAGGAGTCCCGATCTGCAGCAGCGGCGGGCGGCTCGATCAGAAGTGGACGAGCCTCGGAAGCAGAAGCTCGATCTGGCCTCGAGCGGAAGATAGGGCGGGGCAGAGCAGGCCGATCCAATCGGGAGATAAAGGGGCCGCAGGCAACACCAGATCCGAGCGGACGACGAGTTGGAGCAGACGACGAGCGGGTGGCTTCGATCCGAGCTCGAGCACAAGTCTGGCAAGGAGCGAAGGAACGGAATGGGCGGACGGCTTCGATCCAATCGGGGGCTGCGGGCGACGAGTTGGAGCAGGCTTCGATCCAAGCTCGAGTAGAAGTTGGCAAGGAGCGATGGAGCGGAACCGGCTTCGATCCTGGCGACTTCGATCCGAGCTCGAGTAGAGGTCGGGCAAAAAAAAGTGGGCGGCTTCGATCCCGGCGACTTCGTGTCGAGCAGAGAGGAGATCGAGGAGACCGGCTTGCGTCGATCCAGTCAATCGGGGGGAAGAGTGGACCGGACGTGAGGAACCGGCCGGCACCACGGGAGGATCAATCACACGAGTTGCGGCGTGGaaaaaattgacctagctctaataccatgttaggaataagcaacttgtattcccatgaggccatatgccgatatatatacatgtacaggtgtggaacatatgcaggaaaccctttatacaacgggataaatacaaaggggtacatgactcatATTATAACTCTAACATGAATAAAGATGTGTTGCTTGATCTAAACAGAACTTATCAGGCTTATGCCTCCTATCTCCAGAATGGCCATGTGGATTTTCCGTTTGTCAGCCATCTGGACAATTCATTCTGCACAGGCCTTGATAGCATGTTTCATCCAAATATTACACAACCTGAGGCTAGTTTTTATCAGTTACCATCTGCTTCTAGCATGTCCAACAGAAATAAAACCAGAGAGGCTGATTGTTCAAGCAATGTTCTATATTGTATGGACGAGTCACTAGTCCAGCAGAAGTCCCATTTTCCTACCGAGCCTTCGCAAAATGGGAATTTTTCACCAATAATGAAACAAAACTTTCAGCCATTAATTAGTTCAGTGGATGAGTCACTTTCTAAAGAACAGTTATTTTGCGAATACAAATTTTCAAGCAAGGACATTGAAGCTCCATTTGCGCAACAGCATGAGTGTTCAAATTCGCAAGAGGTATACAGAACAAGGGCAAAGCAAATGGGTGGTCAGTCAGGATGCAGCCAACCCCAACTGGGAAACAATATCAAACTTCAGGCAGAAACATGTGAAAATTATTGTTCTTCAAACTTGTGTGAAAACCAGAATGCTCATTCACAGGTCTCACAGGGAGTTGCAGATCCCATAAGGAAATCAAAAGTTAGTCGAAAAGGTTCATCGGAAGTTCCTACAGATGAATCAAAAGGAAAGACGGTGTGTGGGCCTACAGAGGAAACTTATGATTGGGAAAAAATACGAAAAGAATTGTTCGGCAATAATGGAGATAAACCAAGAAGTCCTAATACAAAAGATTCGGTTGATTGGGAAGCAGTACGGCAAGCAGATGTGAAAGCCATATCTGAAACCATTAGAGAGCGAGGACTGAACAATATGCTAGCAGGCCGAATAAAAGTAAGTCTGACAAAATGACAGGGCTGAAAACTCTAGCCAGTCAAACATGTCCACATTTCAACTGTGGTACATGTTTGATTTACAATATTAAATTTGCCCATTTTAATCTATTGGTCATTCGCTGTGCAGGAATTTCTAAACCGATTGGTGAGAGACCATGGAAGCATTGATCTTGAATGGCTGAGAGATCTCGAACCAGAAAAAGCAAAGTAAGTAACCAGTTACATTTTAAGAAAACTATCAGAACTATTGActgacgaaaaagggtttcccccgctttatattataaagcaaccaccAAGCAAAACAAGGTCACACCAGCAGCACAGGAGCAGTTCAAACAAAACACAAACTAGTCTAGTTCCGAAGAAGAGTGCAAGATTAGCTGGGGGCACAGCACAACAACCCCAACAAAGAAATAGAGCAACAAGCTAATCCGGCTCTGGCGGTGGTGGCGGGGACGGGAGGCGACAGAGCGAAGCTCGGCCATGATCCTGTCGATGTTGTTGCGAGCACACCGCTTACTGAGCGGTCTCCATAGCTGTAAGAAACCACATAATTTGTAATACCGTGTCAGTAGCACGTCGCGGAATCACCTGCTCAATCACAAGCTTATGGTCTTTGATTGGGACCGGATGGCGCTCTCCTCCCGCGACCCGGTCGGCGCCGCGCCGGCCGCGGCCtgctcgcctgcgccgccgcctccgccgccctgcgctGCTCCGGTCAGCTCTGCCGCACCCCCGCCTCCCGACGCCCCGCTAACGCTGGCCGCTGGGCCGCTCGCCCCGTGCTCTGCTGCCCCCGTCGGGGAGTTGCTACCGCTGCGCTTGGCGGAGGATGAGGACTCCACCGCTGGCCGTCCCACCGTCCGGCGCACACCTCCGGCTCACCGGACTGTGCTGTGCCCGATGCTGGTCGACGTGCCGAGACGGGGAGCCCCCTCCCCACCCCATGCTCGCCGGCCGGTTGCGAACCCCCTCCTCCCGACGCCTGGCCAAAGGGCCGACCTTGGGTCGCgtaccgctcgccgccgccgcgctccggcGTGGGGCGTCGCGGGGCGGTCCGACCTGGGTCGTGCCCGGTCCTCTTGGCGCTCAGCGGCGGCTCCCCCTGGTTCTCGGCCTGCCTCCTCCCCGGCGGCGTCATCTCAGCCGGTGGTCACCCGCTCCTCGCCGTTTCGACCGTTCATCGCAGCTTTTGGCACCTCCTCGCTCCGTTTTTCGCCCAGCCACTCCCGTAGTCGCCCCATGGAGTCTGGAGCTCCTGCACCGGCGCCGGTCGCAGCgcgaggggaaaccctagtcacTGCTACCCCGTCTTGCGGGCTGGGACGCCTGGTCGTGGGCCGCCCTAGTGTTGGGCCGGGATTTGGGCCTGGGGCTTGGGCTGGCAGCTCCGCTTCTGGGCCCAGCCTTAGCTGCGGTCCTAGTGGGCCGGCCTGCCCGGCCATTAGGCCTATCTGGCTGCCTACGGGCTTCCCTCGCCCCCCATCCCATTCCTCCCCTGCCCTAACCCTCCCTCTCCCGACCCCCGCCGCCAACCCCTCGCTCCCTCCCCCGTCGCTGCCGAACTCGCCGCCGGCCCCCGACGACGTCCGCGGCGCGACTCCTTCCGCCCGTCCCCCGACGCGATGCGCCATGAATCCGAGCTCCGCCGTCAGCTTTCCTCCCGCGGCGACCGCCGGTCTCCCGCCTACGATGACCACCGGTCCCCCTCTCGCCGTTCTCCCCCTCGCGCGGACCGCCGTGGCCGCTCCCGCTCGCCTCCCCCTGTCGCGGACCGCCGCGATGGTCGACGCCGGTCGCCTTCCCCTCCGCGCCGTAGGGATGCCAACCGCTCCCCGGCCAGGGGCGGCCACGCTCGATCCCCCGACTGCTCCTATGGGCAGCCGGCCCCTCCTCCCGCTGTAGCCGCGGTC
Protein-coding regions in this window:
- the LOC123165085 gene encoding protein ROS1A isoform X2, translating into MPIYIHVQVWNICRKPFIQRDKYKGVHDSYYNSNMNKDVLLDLNRTYQAYASYLQNGHVDFPFVSHLDNSFCTGLDSMFHPNITQPEASFYQLPSASSMSNRNKTREADCSSNVLYCMDESLVQQKSHFPTEPSQNGNFSPIMKQNFQPLISSVDESLSKEQLFCEYKFSSKDIEAPFAQQHECSNSQEVYRTRAKQMGGQSGCSQPQLGNNIKLQAETCENYCSSNLCENQNAHSQVSQGVADPIRKSKVSRKGSSEVPTDESKGKTVCGPTEETYDWEKIRKELFGNNGDKPRSPNTKDSVDWEAVRQADVKAISETIRERGLNNMLAGRIKEFLNRLVRDHGSIDLEWLRDLEPEKAKEFLLSIRGLGLKSTECVHLLTLRHVAFPVDTNVARICVRLGWVPLQPLPDSLQLHLLKLYPVLDHIQKYLWPRLCKLDQFTLYELHYQMITFGKVFCTKIKPNCNACPMRAECKHFASAFARGCMREGL